Proteins co-encoded in one Balearica regulorum gibbericeps isolate bBalReg1 chromosome 16, bBalReg1.pri, whole genome shotgun sequence genomic window:
- the TTI1 gene encoding TELO2-interacting protein 1 homolog isoform X2 → MAVFDTPQEAFGALRPVCVQLTKAQTMENVARLQAHLAAVSASALQELQEYVLFPLRFALKVPGPKQERLVQSVVQCISSVLAATCVKKRELLQELFSELCTCLSPPSSSSKPAARSEELKLAVIQALHTLMHSAYGDVILSLYQPSTLPLLGFAVSLLLGLAEQEKAKQIKISALKCLQVLVLQCDCQGHRHLDEDEAQQCGDLFASFLPGISITLSRVITGDIKQGHKPTVSAIRLFYLIVGLVMADTQLVRIPKNKEKLPVEQSRISELMVHRGPDWSKSTAEKLSLLLHKMVEFSSVHPHWKVRLELVELVHHLLRNCSQSLVCSFSHLLKALVGLVNDENSEVQSRCNEVLQGIAEQRVVAQNRALADVLSESLHSLATALPRLMNSQDDTGKVSTLSLLLGYLKLLGPKINVVLNSISHLHRLSKALMQVLELDVTDVKIVEDRRWGCESMCGPSGSLQHAVPKGRCQKKYFRFFTEEKVFQLLQQVCRVLGYYGNLYLLVDHFMGLYSESGMYRKQAAMALNELIAGAAGLGVDVLQEREVSPNMDDLKGSIMSILDEYTDQANWYLITSIDTEEIIHEPSVQRSALSARPGGTCSSVLLPSAEPHVTTHIMNSNIWQICIQLEGVGCFAAVLGKEFRLLLLSALYPVLEKAGDKTLLISETALGTLVDICEACGYDSVQCLINENSDYLVNGISLNLRQLAHQPHASQVLDTMLRHSDASLLPLVEDVIQDVLSTLDQSYNNQASTFLRVLHSVMTALVQWFGSSCGEEHQQRQTAKWRSRTLSQGQLVVTRQEVEQFFLDYVRQKQIAEGNLPDAGNEEADQIPSLAKPEPNSDTEGESPLPSHAQLAKDVMERCIHLLSDGNLRVRLKVLCTLAQKCGDFLRQRFSKDVLPKLTSSLLSQAPASARAGPVYNHTLAFKLQLAVLEGLGSLCEKLDMGESDLNKVADACLIYLSAKQPTKLQEAAQSVFLHLMHVDPDSTWLLLNEVCCPHQYEPPHISLRPVKLSGMGRQRNEFTDNVLLLLERLKQQESAPPWAGTQEASPP, encoded by the exons ATGGCCGTCTTCGACACCCCCCAGGAGGCGTTCGGGGCCCTGCGCCCCGTCTGCGTCCAGCTGACCAAGGCACAGACCATGGAGAACGTGGCGCGCCTGCAGGCCCACCTGGCAGCGGTCAGCGCCTCGgccctgcaggagctgcaggagtaCGTCCTCTTCCCCCTGCGCTTCGCCCTGAAGGTGCCGGGGCCCAAGCAGGAACGGCTGGTGCAGAGCGTGGTGCAGTGCATTTCCTCCGTCCTCGCAGCAACGTGTGTGAAGAAGCGGGAGCTCCTGCAGGAGCTTTTTTCTGAGCTCTGTACGTGCCTCTCTCCCCCTTCTAGCTCAAGCAAACCAGCTGCACGGTCAGAGGAGTTAAAGCTGGCTGTAATCCAGGCACTCCACACCCTGATGCATTCAGCTTACGGGGATGTTATCTTGTCTCTGTATCAACCTTCCACCCTTCCTCTCTTAGGATTTGCTGTATCTTTGCTTCTGGGCCTAGCggagcaagaaaaagcaaagcaaattaagATCTCTGCTTTGAAGTGCTTACAGGTCCTAGTTCTGCAGTGTGACTGCCAGGGGCATCGACACCTGGACGAAGACGAGGCACAGCAATGTGGagatttgtttgcttcttttctgcCTGGGATTTCCATTACGCTGTCTCGGGTTATTACTGGAGACATCAAACAAGGTCACAAACCCACTGTTTCTGCCATCAGACTCTTTTATCTGATTGTTGGCTTGGTAATGGCTGATACACAGTTAGTCAGAATCccaaagaataaagaaaagctgCCAGTGGAACAAAGCAGAATATCAGAACTAATGGTCCATAGAGGACCTGACTGGAGTAAAAGTACTGCTGAAAAactctctctcctcctgcatAAAATGGTtgaattttcttcagttcacCCTCACTGGAAAGTGAGACTGGAGCTGGTGGAACTGGTCCACCACTTACTGAGGAACTGCAGTCAGTCGCTGGTGTGCTCATTCAGTCATCTTTTAAAGGCCTTGGTTGGGCTGGTGAATGATGAAAACAGCGAAGTCCAAAGCAGGTGTAATGAGGTTCTGCAAGGCATTGCGGAGCAGAGGGTGGTAGCACAGAACAGGGCTCTTGCTGATGTCCTCTCAGAGAGCCTCCATTCCCTCGCCACAGCTCTTCCTCGCCTGATGAATTCTCAGGATGACACGGGCAAAGTTTCCACTTTGAGCTTGTTGCTCGGCTATCTGAAGCTGTTGGGACCCAAGATTAACGTTGTCCTCAACTCCATATCCCACCTCCACCGCCTGTCCAAAGCGCTGATGCAAGTTCTGGAGCTGGACGTGACAGATGTGAAGATAGTAGAAGACAGACGCTGGGGCTGCGAGAGCATGTGTGGACCTTCGGGCTCCTTGCAGCACGCTGTACCGAAGGGCAGATGTCAGAAGAAATACTTCCGCTTCTTCACGGAGGAGAAAGTtttccagctccttcagcaagtttgtcgTGTTCTTGGCTATTATGGGAACCTTTATTTGCTTGTGGACCATTTCATGGGGCTGTACAGCGAATCTGGCATGTACCGAAAGCAGGCAGCAATGGCCCTCAATGAGCTGattgcaggagctgctgggttGGGGGTAGATGTCCTTCAGGAAAGGGAAGTGTCGCCAAACATGGATGATCTCAAAGGGTCCATAATGTCCATTCTCGATGAGTATACAGACCAGGCAAACTGGTATTTGATCACTAGCATTGATACAGAAGAAATCATCCATGAGCCCTCTGTGCAGCGTTCAGCACTTAGTGCCCGTCCAGGAGGCACGTGCAGCAGTGTTCTCCTTCCGTCTGCAGAGCCTCACGTAACGACTCACATCATGAACAGCAACATCTGGCAGATCTGCATCCAGCTGGAAGGCGTCGGCTGCTTCGCTGCTGTCCTCGGGAAGGAGTTCCGGTTGCTTCTGCTGTCAGCTCTCTACCCTGTGTTGGAGAAGGCTGGTGACAAGACTCTGCTCATCAGTGAGACAGCACTGGGGACACTGGTAGACATATGCGAGGCCTGTGGTTATGACTCTGTGCAGTGTTTGATTAATGAGAATTCAGACTACCTGGTGAATGGGATTTCCCTGAATTTGCGCCAGCTGGCACACCAGCCACATGCTTCCCAGGTCCTGGACACGATGCTGAGGCATTCAGATGCCAGCTTGCTGCCACTGGTAGAAGATGTTATCCAAGATGTGCTCTCTACACTAGACCAGTCTTACAATAACCAGGCTTCCACTTTTCTCAGGGTCCTCCACTCAGTAATGACAGCTTTAG TCCAGTGGTTTGGGTCATCCTGCGGTGAGGAACACCAACAAAGGCAGACTGCCAAGTGGCGGAGCAGGACTTTGTCCCAGGGGCAGCTGGTGGTGACAAGGCAAGAAGTGGAACAATTCTTCCTTGACTATGTCAGACAGAAGCAGATCGCGGAGGGCAATCTTCCTGACGCAGGGAATGAGGAAGCAG ATCAGATTCCCTCCCTTGCTAAGCCAGAGCCAAACTCTGACACAGAAGGAGAATCTCCACTGCCAAGCCATGCTCAACTGGCCAAAGATGTGATGGAGAGGTGCATCCACTTGCTGTCTGACGGGAACCTCCGAGTGCGGCTGAAG GTGCTGTGTACCCTGGCTCAAAAGTGTGGGGACTTCCTGAGGCAGAGATTCTCCAAAGACGTCCTGCCTAAGCTGACCAGTTCCCTCCTCAGCCAAGCTCCAGCAAGTGCCAGAGCCGGGCCTGTGTACAACCACACACTTGCCTTCAAGTTGCAGCTGGCTGTGTTGGAGGGACTGGGTTCTCTGTGCGAGAAGTTGGACATGG GCGAGAGCGACCTGAATAAAGTGGCAGATGCCTGCCTGATTTACCTCAGTGCCAAGCAACCCACGAAATTGCAAGAAGCTGCCCAGAG TGTTTTCCTCCACTTAATGCACGTGGATCCTGACAGCACCTGGCTCCTCCTGAACGAGGTCTGCTGCCCTCACCAGTACGAGCCCCCTCACATCAGCCTGCGGCCCGTGAAGCTAagtgggatggggaggcagCGGAACGAATTCACCGACAACGTGCTGCTCTTGCTGGAGAGGctgaagcagcaggagagcGCACCGCCATGGGCTGGCACCCAAGAGGCATCTCCTCCTTGA
- the TTI1 gene encoding TELO2-interacting protein 1 homolog isoform X1 codes for MAVFDTPQEAFGALRPVCVQLTKAQTMENVARLQAHLAAVSASALQELQEYVLFPLRFALKVPGPKQERLVQSVVQCISSVLAATCVKKRELLQELFSELCTCLSPPSSSSKPAARSEELKLAVIQALHTLMHSAYGDVILSLYQPSTLPLLGFAVSLLLGLAEQEKAKQIKISALKCLQVLVLQCDCQGHRHLDEDEAQQCGDLFASFLPGISITLSRVITGDIKQGHKPTVSAIRLFYLIVGLVMADTQLVRIPKNKEKLPVEQSRISELMVHRGPDWSKSTAEKLSLLLHKMVEFSSVHPHWKVRLELVELVHHLLRNCSQSLVCSFSHLLKALVGLVNDENSEVQSRCNEVLQGIAEQRVVAQNRALADVLSESLHSLATALPRLMNSQDDTGKVSTLSLLLGYLKLLGPKINVVLNSISHLHRLSKALMQVLELDVTDVKIVEDRRWGCESMCGPSGSLQHAVPKGRCQKKYFRFFTEEKVFQLLQQVCRVLGYYGNLYLLVDHFMGLYSESGMYRKQAAMALNELIAGAAGLGVDVLQEREVSPNMDDLKGSIMSILDEYTDQANWYLITSIDTEEIIHEPSVQRSALSARPGGTCSSVLLPSAEPHVTTHIMNSNIWQICIQLEGVGCFAAVLGKEFRLLLLSALYPVLEKAGDKTLLISETALGTLVDICEACGYDSVQCLINENSDYLVNGISLNLRQLAHQPHASQVLDTMLRHSDASLLPLVEDVIQDVLSTLDQSYNNQASTFLRVLHSVMTALVQWFGSSCGEEHQQRQTAKWRSRTLSQGQLVVTRQEVEQFFLDYVRQKQIAEGNLPDAGNEEADQIPSLAKPEPNSDTEGESPLPSHAQLAKDVMERCIHLLSDGNLRVRLKVLDVLELCVTVLHPHGNHLLPMAHRVWPALVTRLISDDPLAVLRAFKVLCTLAQKCGDFLRQRFSKDVLPKLTSSLLSQAPASARAGPVYNHTLAFKLQLAVLEGLGSLCEKLDMGESDLNKVADACLIYLSAKQPTKLQEAAQSVFLHLMHVDPDSTWLLLNEVCCPHQYEPPHISLRPVKLSGMGRQRNEFTDNVLLLLERLKQQESAPPWAGTQEASPP; via the exons ATGGCCGTCTTCGACACCCCCCAGGAGGCGTTCGGGGCCCTGCGCCCCGTCTGCGTCCAGCTGACCAAGGCACAGACCATGGAGAACGTGGCGCGCCTGCAGGCCCACCTGGCAGCGGTCAGCGCCTCGgccctgcaggagctgcaggagtaCGTCCTCTTCCCCCTGCGCTTCGCCCTGAAGGTGCCGGGGCCCAAGCAGGAACGGCTGGTGCAGAGCGTGGTGCAGTGCATTTCCTCCGTCCTCGCAGCAACGTGTGTGAAGAAGCGGGAGCTCCTGCAGGAGCTTTTTTCTGAGCTCTGTACGTGCCTCTCTCCCCCTTCTAGCTCAAGCAAACCAGCTGCACGGTCAGAGGAGTTAAAGCTGGCTGTAATCCAGGCACTCCACACCCTGATGCATTCAGCTTACGGGGATGTTATCTTGTCTCTGTATCAACCTTCCACCCTTCCTCTCTTAGGATTTGCTGTATCTTTGCTTCTGGGCCTAGCggagcaagaaaaagcaaagcaaattaagATCTCTGCTTTGAAGTGCTTACAGGTCCTAGTTCTGCAGTGTGACTGCCAGGGGCATCGACACCTGGACGAAGACGAGGCACAGCAATGTGGagatttgtttgcttcttttctgcCTGGGATTTCCATTACGCTGTCTCGGGTTATTACTGGAGACATCAAACAAGGTCACAAACCCACTGTTTCTGCCATCAGACTCTTTTATCTGATTGTTGGCTTGGTAATGGCTGATACACAGTTAGTCAGAATCccaaagaataaagaaaagctgCCAGTGGAACAAAGCAGAATATCAGAACTAATGGTCCATAGAGGACCTGACTGGAGTAAAAGTACTGCTGAAAAactctctctcctcctgcatAAAATGGTtgaattttcttcagttcacCCTCACTGGAAAGTGAGACTGGAGCTGGTGGAACTGGTCCACCACTTACTGAGGAACTGCAGTCAGTCGCTGGTGTGCTCATTCAGTCATCTTTTAAAGGCCTTGGTTGGGCTGGTGAATGATGAAAACAGCGAAGTCCAAAGCAGGTGTAATGAGGTTCTGCAAGGCATTGCGGAGCAGAGGGTGGTAGCACAGAACAGGGCTCTTGCTGATGTCCTCTCAGAGAGCCTCCATTCCCTCGCCACAGCTCTTCCTCGCCTGATGAATTCTCAGGATGACACGGGCAAAGTTTCCACTTTGAGCTTGTTGCTCGGCTATCTGAAGCTGTTGGGACCCAAGATTAACGTTGTCCTCAACTCCATATCCCACCTCCACCGCCTGTCCAAAGCGCTGATGCAAGTTCTGGAGCTGGACGTGACAGATGTGAAGATAGTAGAAGACAGACGCTGGGGCTGCGAGAGCATGTGTGGACCTTCGGGCTCCTTGCAGCACGCTGTACCGAAGGGCAGATGTCAGAAGAAATACTTCCGCTTCTTCACGGAGGAGAAAGTtttccagctccttcagcaagtttgtcgTGTTCTTGGCTATTATGGGAACCTTTATTTGCTTGTGGACCATTTCATGGGGCTGTACAGCGAATCTGGCATGTACCGAAAGCAGGCAGCAATGGCCCTCAATGAGCTGattgcaggagctgctgggttGGGGGTAGATGTCCTTCAGGAAAGGGAAGTGTCGCCAAACATGGATGATCTCAAAGGGTCCATAATGTCCATTCTCGATGAGTATACAGACCAGGCAAACTGGTATTTGATCACTAGCATTGATACAGAAGAAATCATCCATGAGCCCTCTGTGCAGCGTTCAGCACTTAGTGCCCGTCCAGGAGGCACGTGCAGCAGTGTTCTCCTTCCGTCTGCAGAGCCTCACGTAACGACTCACATCATGAACAGCAACATCTGGCAGATCTGCATCCAGCTGGAAGGCGTCGGCTGCTTCGCTGCTGTCCTCGGGAAGGAGTTCCGGTTGCTTCTGCTGTCAGCTCTCTACCCTGTGTTGGAGAAGGCTGGTGACAAGACTCTGCTCATCAGTGAGACAGCACTGGGGACACTGGTAGACATATGCGAGGCCTGTGGTTATGACTCTGTGCAGTGTTTGATTAATGAGAATTCAGACTACCTGGTGAATGGGATTTCCCTGAATTTGCGCCAGCTGGCACACCAGCCACATGCTTCCCAGGTCCTGGACACGATGCTGAGGCATTCAGATGCCAGCTTGCTGCCACTGGTAGAAGATGTTATCCAAGATGTGCTCTCTACACTAGACCAGTCTTACAATAACCAGGCTTCCACTTTTCTCAGGGTCCTCCACTCAGTAATGACAGCTTTAG TCCAGTGGTTTGGGTCATCCTGCGGTGAGGAACACCAACAAAGGCAGACTGCCAAGTGGCGGAGCAGGACTTTGTCCCAGGGGCAGCTGGTGGTGACAAGGCAAGAAGTGGAACAATTCTTCCTTGACTATGTCAGACAGAAGCAGATCGCGGAGGGCAATCTTCCTGACGCAGGGAATGAGGAAGCAG ATCAGATTCCCTCCCTTGCTAAGCCAGAGCCAAACTCTGACACAGAAGGAGAATCTCCACTGCCAAGCCATGCTCAACTGGCCAAAGATGTGATGGAGAGGTGCATCCACTTGCTGTCTGACGGGAACCTCCGAGTGCGGCTGAAG GTGCTGGACGTGCTGGAGCTCTGTGTAACTGTGCTGCATCCTCACGGAAACCATCTGCTTCCCATGGCTCATCGTGTCTGGCCAGCGCTCGTCACCCGGCTGATTAGCGATGACCCTCTGGCAGTGCTCAGAGCCTTCAAG GTGCTGTGTACCCTGGCTCAAAAGTGTGGGGACTTCCTGAGGCAGAGATTCTCCAAAGACGTCCTGCCTAAGCTGACCAGTTCCCTCCTCAGCCAAGCTCCAGCAAGTGCCAGAGCCGGGCCTGTGTACAACCACACACTTGCCTTCAAGTTGCAGCTGGCTGTGTTGGAGGGACTGGGTTCTCTGTGCGAGAAGTTGGACATGG GCGAGAGCGACCTGAATAAAGTGGCAGATGCCTGCCTGATTTACCTCAGTGCCAAGCAACCCACGAAATTGCAAGAAGCTGCCCAGAG TGTTTTCCTCCACTTAATGCACGTGGATCCTGACAGCACCTGGCTCCTCCTGAACGAGGTCTGCTGCCCTCACCAGTACGAGCCCCCTCACATCAGCCTGCGGCCCGTGAAGCTAagtgggatggggaggcagCGGAACGAATTCACCGACAACGTGCTGCTCTTGCTGGAGAGGctgaagcagcaggagagcGCACCGCCATGGGCTGGCACCCAAGAGGCATCTCCTCCTTGA